Proteins encoded in a region of the Cydia pomonella isolate Wapato2018A chromosome 3, ilCydPomo1, whole genome shotgun sequence genome:
- the LOC133516050 gene encoding probable peptidoglycan muropeptide transporter SLC46, producing MVMTTNGVDIHELEKLNTSGDCLSGVQKKEGCKESEPHKWKIIMEPALIGAMVAINLSQTSLQILYLRTACMVDLNIAPEICDKGVGEEFRSAEAASQTVVSQVNVSRSFVGALISTIILLFVGPWSDCSGRRKPIIILPLAGMCVMTTCIIFLSIFPGFNAMQTLYAVQIPMSLGGNFGLMLAGAFSHIGDVCHATGRDVTRTMGTHRAAMQIAHVMGAVSGPLLYRQLGFHGVFPIALFLQFSSLIFVIVYVKDVNVNTANKVSVINWRLPFLAIKSLVRVREDYRRTIIFLMLLVGLSDKLLLSTEVMLAFMYYRKKFNWDDITFGLFLAYRNIVSFLGTMLILTLLKRRLRLSDEAVGALSCLSYLLATSGLIAARYTYIVFLLSLVGIISQGSQVVQRPILNKQILPTEQGKIYSLLGALESATLIVASPLYNYLYSRTVKTMADAWLLPCLALATIQLLSFLVTRKLIQKSNYQEPHVLSEKLVVAPQAPLEDNCEFVNKDENVTLKPKNETGFAEKVT from the exons ATGGTCATGACTACCAACGGTGTCGATATCCACGAGTTGGAAAagttaaa tACAAGTGGCGATTGTCTATCAGGAGTTCAAAAAAAGGAAGGATGCAAAGAATCAGAGCCACACAAATGGAAAATTATTATGGAACCGGCCCTTATAGGCGCTATGGTAGCCATAAACCTTTCACAGACCTCACTGCAGATCCTGTACCTGCGCACGGCCTGCATGGTTGACCTGAACATCGCTCCAGAAATATGCGACAAAGGCGTTGGAGAGGAGTTCAGAAGCGCTGAG GCAGCAAGTCAAACGGTCGTTTCACAAGTCAACGTCAGTCGAAGTTTTGTAGGAGCACTAATTTCCACcatcatattattatttgtcgGGCCATGGAGTGACTGCAGTGGCCGAAGAAAACCAATAATAATTCTACCTTTAGCGGGCATGTGCGTGATGACAACTTGCATCATTTTTCTGAGTATCTTCCCGGGATTCAATGCGATGCAAACTCTATACGCGGTGCAGATACCGATGTCTCTGGGAGGAAATTTCGGTCTCATGCTGGCGGGCGCTTTCAGCCACATCGGAGAT GTGTGCCACGCAACAGGCCGAGACGTCACCCGCACCATGGGTACACACCGCGCGGCCATGCAAATAGCCCACGTCATGGGCGCCGTGAGCGGCCCGCTGCTCTACCGTCAACTAGGATTCCACGGTGTGTTTCCCATTGCATTATTCCTGCAG ttttcgTCTCTGATATTCGTGATAGTGTACGTGAAGGACGTGAACGTGAACACGGCCAACAAGGTGTCCGTGATCAACTGGCGGCTTCCCTTCCTGGCCATTAAGAGCCTAGTGCGAGTCCGGGAGGACTACAGGAGGACCATCATATTCCTCATGCTGCTGGTGGGCCTGTCAGACAAGCTGTTGTTGTCTA cCGAAGTAATGCTGGCCTTCATGTACTACAGGAAAAAGTTCAATTGGGATGACATCACATTTGGATTATTCCTCGCCTATCGGAATATTGTCAGCTTCCTGG GAACGATGTTGATCCTGACACTGCTGAAGCGGCGGCTGCGGCTGTCGGACGAGGCGGTAGGCGCGCTGAGCTGCCTGTCCTACCTGCTGGCCACGTCCGGCCTCATCGCAGCTAGATACACTTATATCGTTTTCTTAC TTTCTTTGGTGGGCATCATTAGCCAGGGTTCACAAGTAGTCCAAAGGCCGATattgaataaacaaattttaccaACCGAACAAG GTAAAATCTACAGTCTTCTGGGAGCTCTCGAATCGGCAACTCTTATCGTAGCATCTCCACTCTACAACTACCTGTATAGCAGAACTGTCAAGACCATGGCCGATGCGTGGTTGTTGCCATGCCTTGCTTTAGCTACTATACAGTTATTATCATTCCTGGTCACTAGAAAACTAATACAAAAGAGTAATTATCAGGAACCGCATGTACTGTCTGAGAAACTTGTAGTAGCTCCACAAGCGCCTTTAGAAGATAATTGTGAATTTGTAAATAAAGATGAAAATGTAACATTAAAGCCAAAGAATGAAACCGGCTTTGCCGAAAAGGTAACATGA